One Megalops cyprinoides isolate fMegCyp1 chromosome 4, fMegCyp1.pri, whole genome shotgun sequence genomic window carries:
- the LOC118777092 gene encoding CD59 glycoprotein-like: MKALVITFFLLLALSCGEALRCNHCVPSTPGGRCTTTLETCRPDHDACIRAMFLPPLPISHFRRCIKMSDCMLLQGTPNINAYCCSSDRCN, from the exons atgaaagccTTGGTTATCACTTTCTTCCTCCTGTTGGCCCTCAGCTGTG GAGAGGCCTTGCGGTGCAACCATTGCGTCCCTAGCACACCGGGCGGTAGATGCACCACAACATTGGAGACCTGCAGACCCGATCATGATGCCTGCATCAGAGCCATGTTTCTGCCCCCTCTTC CCATCTCACATTTTCGAAGATGCATAAAGATGTCCGATTGTATGCTGCTTCAGGGTACTCCCAACATCAATGCCTACTGCTGCTCCTCAGACCGCTGCAACTGA
- the LOC118775994 gene encoding interleukin-8-like isoform X2 produces MSPRTSFLFIALAVCCFAANYASAMESPFLKCRCPKTSSSYISQRLCKSIEIIPAGARCRRIEILITMRTGQTVCVDPKAPWVIKTIERLTAGRTTIKKA; encoded by the exons ATGTCACCGAGGACAAGCTTCCTGTTCATAGCTCTGGCTGTCTGCTGCTTTGCTGCAAATTAtg CCTCTGCCATGGAAAGTCCCTTTCTGAAATGCCGCTGCCCAAAAACGTCTTCATCTTACATTAGTCAGCGGCTGTGCAAGAGCATCGAGATCATCCCGGCGGGCGCGCGCTGTCGGCGGATCGAGATCCT AATCACAATGAGGACTGGTCAAACTGTTTGTGTGGATCCAAAAGCACCATGGGTTATTAAAACCATCGAGAGGTTGAC AGCAGGAAGAACAACAATCAAGAAGGCCTGA
- the LOC118775994 gene encoding alveolar macrophage chemotactic factor-like isoform X1, with translation MSPRTSFLFIALAVCCFAANYASAMESPFLKCRCPKTSSSYISQRLCKSIEIIPAGARCRRIEILITMRTGQTVCVDPKAPWVIKTIERLTKNNNQEGLMTTTAPMKRNVSTPLN, from the exons ATGTCACCGAGGACAAGCTTCCTGTTCATAGCTCTGGCTGTCTGCTGCTTTGCTGCAAATTAtg CCTCTGCCATGGAAAGTCCCTTTCTGAAATGCCGCTGCCCAAAAACGTCTTCATCTTACATTAGTCAGCGGCTGTGCAAGAGCATCGAGATCATCCCGGCGGGCGCGCGCTGTCGGCGGATCGAGATCCT AATCACAATGAGGACTGGTCAAACTGTTTGTGTGGATCCAAAAGCACCATGGGTTATTAAAACCATCGAGAGGTTGAC GAAGAACAACAATCAAGAAGGCCTGATGACAACTACAGCACCAATGAAGAGGAATGTTTCTACACCTTTAAACTAA